The genomic interval CCTCGCCCAGGAGATTCAGGTGCTCGCCGAACAACCCTCTGACCGCTATCGATATTTCGCTGTTTTGATCACGGCATCTCTGTTGCTCGGCATGTTCACGTCGAAGCCACTTGCTCCAACAATGGCTTGGGGCGACGATACGCCAGAGTCGGTCGAGAAAGACAAAGACACTGCGTCCAACAAAGCGTCAGACGACAAAGCATCCGACGACTCACAGCAACCCGAGACCGACCAGTATGGACGCGTCAAGGTCAAGCCACGGCGGAGCAGCGCGGCGGCATTGGCCAAAGGCGAGATCAATTTCGACGATCTGGTGTTTGACATCGAGAAAGATGCCAAGTTGGACGTAGAGAAGTTGACCAAAGAAGTCCGCTCGCTCGTCGGCAAGAAGGTGAAGCTAAAGGGCTACATCCTGCCCAGCACGCTGTTCAGTGACACGAACATCAAGCAATTTGTGCTCGTCCGAGACAACCGCGAATGCTGTTTCGGCCCCGGGGCGGCTCTCTATGACTGCGTGATGGTCGAAATGGTCGACGGGAACACCGCGGACTATTCGACACTGCCGGTCACCGTCACGGGCAAGTTCGAGATCGACACCAAATCCTACGCTTACCCCGGCGGCAAAGGCCCCAAGGGAGCCAGCCACCTCGCGATCTTTCGAATCCGAGGCGTCAGCGTCAAGTAGCGCCGTGCCGCCGTCTTTTACGTGGCCGCATCTCATGGGACGTGAAAAGTATTGTTGCTGCATATGACCGTGAAGCGATCTCGCCGGTTCATTCTTCACATTCCCAGCAATCCCCTCAGTCGCGGATGCGACGACAGCATACAGCCTGGGGCGCGAGCCCCAGGTGAACTTCGTGGTCGGGTTGGAGAATAAGTGTCCTCTCCCGTTGCCAAAATTACGCGAAGCGATGATTGCTACGTGGATTTCGCGACACTTATTTTCCGCACGTCTCTCCGAGACGCGAAATGTTCGAGCCTCGGAGAGACGCGACTACGTGAATCACTCTTTCGGTGCAGAGAGCGGTTACAATCAATGGTCGCCCATCATTGTCACGCTCATTCTCTGCGGAGCCTTCTCCATGCATCGCCCATCCTTGTTCGGCATCTTGAATTCAAAACACTGCATCCGTTTTGCCGCGTTGCTCGTGCTATGGCTCTCCGCCACGATCGTGCACGCCGCAGATCGGCCCAACGTGGTTTGGATCATGTCGGAGGACAATTCCGCGGACTACTTGCAGCATTTCGACCCCGCCGGTGCGCCGACACCAAACATCGAGGCGATGGCCGAGCACGGAATCACTTTCAATCACGCATTTTCCAACGCCCCTGTTTGTTCTGTCGCCAGGACGACGTTGATCACGTCCTGTTACGCTCCGAGAATCGGAACGCAGTTTCATCGCCGCGATACCGTCGCGCCGATGCCTGATGGCGTGCGAATGTTCCCGGCTTACTTGCGTGACGCCGGCTACTACACGACCAACCAACGCAAGGAAGACTACAACGCGGTCAAAGCAGACGATGTCTGGGACGCTTCGTCGCCCAAGGCACATTGGAAAAATCGTCCTGACAAGTCGATGCCGTTTTTCCACGTGCAGACTTACGGCGACTCGCACGAAAGCAGTTTGCATTTTCCAGCCAAAGCCATGGAGCAAGCTCCGGAGACCGACCCGGCAAGCGTCAAACTGCAACCCTATTTTCCCGACACACCAATCTTTCGATTCACGCGGGCTCGCTATCACGATCGAATCATGCAGATCGACCAACTGGTCGGCAAACTGTTGGAGGAATTGGAAGCGGACGGCGAACTGGAAAATACCTTTGTGTTTTACTTCGGCGATCACGGCGGCGTGTTACCCAGATCCAAAGGCTACCTTTACGAGTCGGGCCTCCATGTACCGTTGGTGATCCGTGTCCCTGCCAAGTTTCAAGGACTGGCGAGGCGTGAACTGGGCAGTCGCACCGATGGCTTTGTCGAGTTCGTCGACTTCGGTCCCACCGTTCTGGCGCTGGCCGGGTTGGAACGCCCAGAAGGTATCGACGGGCGTGCTTTTCTCGGCAAGAACGTTGACGCAGACGAAGTGGATCAGCGAAACGAAACCTTTGGATACGCCGATCGCTTTGACGAAAAATACGATCTCGTGCGCTCACTGAGAGTCGGCAAATGGAAGTACATTCGCAACTTTGAGCCGTTCTTGCCTGACGCTCTGCAGAACAATTACCGCTACAAAATGTTGGCGTACCAAGAATGGCGTGACCTGTACAAGGCTGGCAAGCTAAACGACGTGCAGAGCCAATTCTTCAGGGCCAAGCCTGCCGAAGCGTTGTACGATCTGGATTCCGATCCGTATGAAATCAACAACTTGGCAGACGATCCCCAATATCAAGAGCAGCTGGAATTGTTACGTCGCAAGCTGCGTGATCGGTTGGTGTCGATGCCCGACCTGAGTTTCTTTACCGAAGCCGTGGTGGTGTCCGAGGCGATCAAAAATCCGGTGGTGTTTGGCCAACAGAATCACGCTCAATTGTTGGCGATGATCGACACGGTCAATTTGGCTTTGTTGCCGCCCGAGGACGCGGAGATCCAACTTGCTGCAGCTCTGCAGCACGAAGATCCGTGGGTGCGTTACTGGGCGTTGGTGGCCTGCAGCAGTCACGGTAAAGCGGTCGCATCGTTGGCGCCCAGGGCTCAGGAACTGCTTCTGGATATTGAGCCGTTGGTGGTGGTTCGTGCCATCGAGTTTTTGGCAATGGTCAGCGACATCGATACGATGCCGTATCTGTACCGCAGTTTCGAGCGTGCCACCAACGAACCGGAAGCGTTGCGGATGGTGAATTCTGCGGTGTACTTGAGAGATCTGTATGGCGATCGTTTTCCGATCGACCCTAAACGACTTCAATTCGCTGCGATTTTGGATCGCCGAAAGAACAGCGAATTGGACCGTCGACTGGATTACTTGTCAGGCAAGCCTTAACACGTAATGGGATTCGCCAGAATTCCCCTCGCAACCAATTCTTACCACCGTCCACTTCGCCAGCGTCTCCGATCTACCGTCGATTCAGACGACGATACTCGTCCAACCGTCTTGCTTCGTCATCCAATCGGCGTGTTGCGATCGATGACTCGACAATCGGTTGCGTCCCCAAGCGGACTTGATCGGCATCGCTGATATGGCGGCGGCTGGCACGCAGCGATTGACGAACCAGAAAATCGCTCAATCGGATCGCGGTGTGCTTGTTCAGTTCGCCGAGGTTGATTGCCTGTCCCCACGAGAGTCTTAATCCCGCGTGTCTATCCCGTGCTTGTCGTTCAACATGCTGAATCCGCTGACGCACCGCTTGAGGATCACTCTGAAAGACCCAAGTCCAACTGCGTTGGCCGACACGGTATGCCATTTCGCCCATCGCCATCGCAGAATGCAATGCTTCGTCAAACTGTGCGGCGACACTGAGTGATGTTGCCGCGCCGAGGTCCACGCCGCCGATGATGATCTGTCGACCGGCGGGACGAATGGATTCCTTTTCACGAAGTTCGACCAGCACGGTAGGAACGTCGATTCTGACGCGACGCGGCGCGTAGATATCACGGGGCGGATACTGCTGGCGAACGAAACTGCGAACACGCGGCGGGTTTTCGTTTTTTCCTGCGGCTTCACTTGCACGCCGCCAGTCGGCCCATGCCCTGGCGACGCTGCTCGGTCCTCCGATGCAAGTTTCAAAACTGACCACGGTTCCAGTATTGATTCGGGACTCGATCCACAATGGCGAGTAGTGAACCGCTGCCAGTTGTTTGGCGATCAGCAGTCCAAGACCGCCGCCGGAGCCGCTCGGGGAATGATCGCGTGCGATCGCTTCCATGTCCGCCGGTGAAATCCCGCTGCCTTGATCCACGACGGACCAACGAAGCATTCGGCCACCGGAGACGGGCACCATGCGGACCAAGATCGGATCGCCTTCCGCAGTCACACGGATTGCGTTGGTGACGAGATTGACGACCAGTCGACGCAGCATCGCCGCGTCACCAAACACTTGAGTGGACATGTCCGATGGACCGTCCCACAAGATATGCACGTTCCGCGGCAAGGTCCAAGGTCGCAGTGTGTTGCTCACCGCGTCCTTGATTTCACTCAGCGCTACCCAGCGTCGTCGCGCTCTTGGAAAGCCGCTGTTGAGACGTTGCATATGCACCATCTCGTCGACCATCTGATCGACACAGTCGCACTGATCGATTGCGGCGCTGAGGAACTCGTTTTGCGACGGCGTCAGTCGCCCCAGTTCTCCGTCGCGAACCAGTCGGACGGATTCTCGGATCGTGTTCAATGGCGCGCGCAAATCGTGTGCGGTCTCGCTGATCAAGCGAATCGTCGACGGATCGGGGCCAGCGATGGCGCCGGCATGGTCCGATGTGAGTGGTACAGATGCTTTGCCGTCAACCAATGGCGTTTGAAGCGAGACGGCTTGGGTTGCTGGAAAGGTCACCCCATGAATCGCCGTTCGCGTGTCGGTCGTGGCAGATGGCGTGGGGACAGTCACAGCTTGGAGGCTCCGTCGAACATGAAATAGAAACGCCCCAGAGGGGTTTGTTGTTTGGAGAGACATGTCTCGTGCTCCCCGACCAACCCGTTACATTCACATGCGGTCGACCGAACTCACCATTGGTCCTCAGTGGAACCGATGCGAAAGCCGCTCATTGGCAACTTCCCCCGTATCACGAACCAGATGTGACGATCTTGTCGAGGGAAACCCGACGTCACACCTTGCCAGACCCGCATTGCTTGCCCAGCGTTCACAAGCCGGGGCATTTCCGGTGAGAGAATCATGAAACTTGCGATCGGGCACCGACCCACCTACACTTTGTGCCTTCCCTTCCCACGCGAAACCTCGCTCCTTTTCTACCTCCCCCATTCAGAGCCGGCCCCGTCATGGATTCCCGAATTTTGAAACGTCGTCCTCATTGGTTGCTGTCGATCACGACGCTCTGCCTCGTGACGGCATTGGTATCCGGTTGCACGATCGAAAAGACCAGCAGCCAAGCCAGCAGCGACTCGGGCAAGACCAAGGTTGCCTTTGTGACCAACGGGATCGCTTCGTTCTGGACGATCGCGGAAGCCGGTTGCCGAAATGCGGCCAAGGACAATGATTGCGAGTGCATCGTTCGTATGCCCACCGATCAAGCGGCGGGGCAAAAACGAATCCTGGAGGAATTGATCAACATGAAAGTCGCCGGGATCGCTGTCACGCCGATCAATCCGGACAACCAAAAAGACATCATCAACAAAGCCGCCGCAGAAACCAATCTGATCACCCATGACTCGGACGCACCCGAGACCGACCGTTTGCTGTACATCGGAATGAGCAATTACGATGCCGGACGCATGTGCGGCAAGCTCGTCAAGGAAGCGATGCCGGAGGGCGGCGAAGTGATCATTTTCGTCGGACGCCTAGGGCAACTCAACGCCGATCTGCGTCGCCAAGGAGTGATCGATGAGTTGCTCGATCGAGACCACAATCCTGATCGCCAGTACGATCCGGCCAGCGATGTGCTCAAGGGTGACAAGTACACCATCCTGGACACGCGGACTGACAACTTTGACTTCGCCAAAGCCAAGAGCAACGCCGAAGACGCGATCGTCAAGTACGGAAATCTTGGCTGCATGGTCGGCCTGTTCGCCTACAACCCGCCCAACATGCTCGAAGCCATTCGCGGGGCAGACAAGCTCGGCGAAATCAAGGTGGTGGGATTCGATGAAGACGACCGCACTTTGCAAGCGATCCAGGAAGGAAACTGTTATGGAACCGTTGTCCAAAACCCGTACATGTATGGTTACAAGTCCGTCGAAATCCTTGCAGCACTCGCCCGTGGCGACCGATCGGTGATCCCAGAGAGCAAGTTCATCGACATCCCGGCTCGATCGATCCGCAAGGACAATGTCGATGAGTTTTGGGCGGAGTTGAAAGAATTGACCGGCGAATCCACGCAGTGATGTTGGCTGATGACATCACCGGATGAATCCCCATTACTGAGCGTCGAGCGTCTATCCAAGAGCTTCCCCGGCGTCCGCGCGTTGAGCGACGTGAGTGTGACGCTCGGACGTGGTGAAGTCTTGGCGTTGATCGGGGAAAATGGTGCCGGCAAAAGTACACTGATGAAAATCCTGGCCGGTGTGCAAACGCCCGACACAGGAACCATCGCCGTCGATGGAAATCCCGTTGCGATCACCCATGTCAAGGAAGCGATGGACCTTGGCATCGCCTTGATCCACCAGGAACTCAATCTCGCTGACAATCTCGATGTCGGGGCAAACATCTTTCTGGGTCGCGAGCCACGTCGGATGGGACTCATCGACGATGCACAGATCCGTCGCGAATCGGCCCGCTATCTGGATCAAGTAGGTTTGCGAGTCGATCCGTCCACTCTGGTTCGTGAGTTGACGATTGGGCGACAGCAGTTGGTGGAGATCGCCAAAGCCCTGTCGATGCAAGCCCGCGTGTTGATCATGGATGAACCCACCTCCAGCTTGTCCCAGGCCGAAACCGAAACGCTGTTCGACGTGGTCAAACAGTTGCGACGCGACGGCGTCAGCATCATCTACATCTCTCACCGACTACGAGAAGTCATCGAGTTGGCCGATCGTGTCGTCGTTTTACGAGACGGCGAGAACGCGGGTGAGTTGCAGCGTGACGAAATCAACCATTCGGCCATGGTCAGTTTGATGGTCGGTCGCGACGTTTCACAGTTCTATGCCCGCAGCCAGCACGACTTGGGTGACACGGTCTTGCAAGTGGACGGATTGGTGGTGCCAGAGAA from Stieleria varia carries:
- a CDS encoding sugar-binding protein; the encoded protein is MDSRILKRRPHWLLSITTLCLVTALVSGCTIEKTSSQASSDSGKTKVAFVTNGIASFWTIAEAGCRNAAKDNDCECIVRMPTDQAAGQKRILEELINMKVAGIAVTPINPDNQKDIINKAAAETNLITHDSDAPETDRLLYIGMSNYDAGRMCGKLVKEAMPEGGEVIIFVGRLGQLNADLRRQGVIDELLDRDHNPDRQYDPASDVLKGDKYTILDTRTDNFDFAKAKSNAEDAIVKYGNLGCMVGLFAYNPPNMLEAIRGADKLGEIKVVGFDEDDRTLQAIQEGNCYGTVVQNPYMYGYKSVEILAALARGDRSVIPESKFIDIPARSIRKDNVDEFWAELKELTGESTQ
- a CDS encoding sugar ABC transporter ATP-binding protein, coding for MTSPDESPLLSVERLSKSFPGVRALSDVSVTLGRGEVLALIGENGAGKSTLMKILAGVQTPDTGTIAVDGNPVAITHVKEAMDLGIALIHQELNLADNLDVGANIFLGREPRRMGLIDDAQIRRESARYLDQVGLRVDPSTLVRELTIGRQQLVEIAKALSMQARVLIMDEPTSSLSQAETETLFDVVKQLRRDGVSIIYISHRLREVIELADRVVVLRDGENAGELQRDEINHSAMVSLMVGRDVSQFYARSQHDLGDTVLQVDGLVVPENPKHAISFSLAAGEIVGVAGLVGAGRTEMLQCLFGVHKPLAGSIRVDGKQVDLSSPVDAINAGLALVPEDRKQQGVIIDMSVRHNTSLAGLYRNRRPGGFIDDAREDADTEHSIQALNIKTPGPDQVVRYLSGGNQQKVVIGKWLTLGPKVLLLDEPTRGIDVGAKEEIYRLMEKLAADSMAVLFVSSELDEIIGMSDRVLVMHEGNLTGELDRSELTEESIMRLATGQTTHATSSI
- a CDS encoding DUF3299 domain-containing protein, which translates into the protein MLAEQPSDRYRYFAVLITASLLLGMFTSKPLAPTMAWGDDTPESVEKDKDTASNKASDDKASDDSQQPETDQYGRVKVKPRRSSAAALAKGEINFDDLVFDIEKDAKLDVEKLTKEVRSLVGKKVKLKGYILPSTLFSDTNIKQFVLVRDNRECCFGPGAALYDCVMVEMVDGNTADYSTLPVTVTGKFEIDTKSYAYPGGKGPKGASHLAIFRIRGVSVK
- a CDS encoding sensor histidine kinase → MTVPTPSATTDTRTAIHGVTFPATQAVSLQTPLVDGKASVPLTSDHAGAIAGPDPSTIRLISETAHDLRAPLNTIRESVRLVRDGELGRLTPSQNEFLSAAIDQCDCVDQMVDEMVHMQRLNSGFPRARRRWVALSEIKDAVSNTLRPWTLPRNVHILWDGPSDMSTQVFGDAAMLRRLVVNLVTNAIRVTAEGDPILVRMVPVSGGRMLRWSVVDQGSGISPADMEAIARDHSPSGSGGGLGLLIAKQLAAVHYSPLWIESRINTGTVVSFETCIGGPSSVARAWADWRRASEAAGKNENPPRVRSFVRQQYPPRDIYAPRRVRIDVPTVLVELREKESIRPAGRQIIIGGVDLGAATSLSVAAQFDEALHSAMAMGEMAYRVGQRSWTWVFQSDPQAVRQRIQHVERQARDRHAGLRLSWGQAINLGELNKHTAIRLSDFLVRQSLRASRRHISDADQVRLGTQPIVESSIATRRLDDEARRLDEYRRLNRR
- a CDS encoding sulfatase-like hydrolase/transferase gives rise to the protein MHRPSLFGILNSKHCIRFAALLVLWLSATIVHAADRPNVVWIMSEDNSADYLQHFDPAGAPTPNIEAMAEHGITFNHAFSNAPVCSVARTTLITSCYAPRIGTQFHRRDTVAPMPDGVRMFPAYLRDAGYYTTNQRKEDYNAVKADDVWDASSPKAHWKNRPDKSMPFFHVQTYGDSHESSLHFPAKAMEQAPETDPASVKLQPYFPDTPIFRFTRARYHDRIMQIDQLVGKLLEELEADGELENTFVFYFGDHGGVLPRSKGYLYESGLHVPLVIRVPAKFQGLARRELGSRTDGFVEFVDFGPTVLALAGLERPEGIDGRAFLGKNVDADEVDQRNETFGYADRFDEKYDLVRSLRVGKWKYIRNFEPFLPDALQNNYRYKMLAYQEWRDLYKAGKLNDVQSQFFRAKPAEALYDLDSDPYEINNLADDPQYQEQLELLRRKLRDRLVSMPDLSFFTEAVVVSEAIKNPVVFGQQNHAQLLAMIDTVNLALLPPEDAEIQLAAALQHEDPWVRYWALVACSSHGKAVASLAPRAQELLLDIEPLVVVRAIEFLAMVSDIDTMPYLYRSFERATNEPEALRMVNSAVYLRDLYGDRFPIDPKRLQFAAILDRRKNSELDRRLDYLSGKP